In Streptomyces sp. NBC_01717, one DNA window encodes the following:
- the truB gene encoding tRNA pseudouridine(55) synthase TruB, with product MTQQNRTPDGLVIVDKPSGFTSHDVVAKMRGIARTRRVGHAGTLDPMATGVLVLGVEKATKLLGHLALTEKEYLGTIRLGQDTVTDDAEGEITSSTDASGVTREGIDAGVAALTGAIMQVPSKVSAIKIDGKRSYARVRGGEEFEIPARPVTISSFNVYDVREAVAEDGTPVVDLVVSVVCSSGTYIRALARDLGAGLGVGGHLTALRRTRVGPYGLDAARTLDQHQEELTVMPVAEAAAAAFPRWDVDEKRAKLLLNGVRLDMPSYPPGPVAVFGPDGTFLVLVEEQKGKAKSLAVFG from the coding sequence ATGACACAGCAGAACAGGACGCCGGACGGCCTTGTCATCGTCGACAAGCCGTCCGGCTTCACTTCGCACGACGTCGTCGCCAAGATGCGCGGTATCGCCCGCACCCGTCGCGTCGGGCACGCCGGCACGCTGGACCCGATGGCGACCGGCGTTCTCGTTCTCGGTGTCGAGAAGGCCACCAAGCTTCTCGGCCATCTCGCACTGACCGAGAAGGAATACCTCGGCACGATCCGGCTCGGCCAGGACACCGTCACGGACGACGCCGAGGGCGAGATCACCTCGTCCACCGATGCGTCGGGCGTCACGCGTGAGGGCATCGACGCCGGTGTCGCGGCGCTGACCGGGGCGATCATGCAGGTGCCGTCCAAGGTCAGCGCCATCAAGATCGACGGCAAGCGGTCGTACGCGCGGGTGCGCGGCGGCGAGGAGTTCGAGATCCCGGCCAGGCCGGTGACGATCTCGTCCTTCAACGTCTACGACGTCCGCGAGGCGGTCGCGGAGGACGGGACCCCGGTCGTCGACCTGGTCGTCTCCGTCGTCTGCTCCTCCGGTACGTACATCCGCGCCCTCGCCCGTGACCTCGGCGCCGGGCTGGGTGTCGGCGGGCATCTGACCGCACTGCGGCGCACCCGCGTCGGTCCGTACGGTCTCGATGCGGCGCGGACGCTGGATCAGCACCAGGAGGAGCTGACCGTGATGCCGGTCGCGGAGGCGGCCGCCGCCGCGTTCCCCCGCTGGGACGTGGACGAGAAGCGGGCCAAGCTGCTGCTGAACGGGGTGCGGCTGGACATGCCCTCGTACCCGCCGGGCCCGGTCGCGGTCTTCGGGCCCGACGGAACCTTCCTGGTACTGGTCGAGGAGCAGAAGGGCAAGGCCAAGAGCCTCGCCGTCTTCGGCTGA
- the rbfA gene encoding 30S ribosome-binding factor RbfA, whose amino-acid sequence MTDNARARKLADRIQVVVAETLDRRIKDPRLGFVTITDARVTGDLREATVFYTVYGDDEERAASAAALESAKGVLRSEVGRQTGVRFTPTLAFVPDALPDNARTIEDLLDKARAKDAEVREVSTGAKYAGDADPYRKPEDEADESDENEGSASE is encoded by the coding sequence GTGACCGACAACGCGCGGGCCCGCAAGCTGGCCGATCGCATCCAGGTCGTGGTCGCGGAGACCCTGGACCGGCGTATCAAGGATCCGCGGCTCGGATTCGTGACCATCACGGACGCCCGGGTCACCGGCGACCTGCGGGAGGCCACGGTCTTCTACACGGTCTACGGCGACGACGAGGAGCGGGCGGCCTCCGCCGCCGCGCTGGAGAGCGCCAAGGGCGTGCTCCGCTCCGAGGTCGGCCGGCAGACCGGGGTCCGGTTCACGCCGACCCTGGCCTTCGTCCCGGACGCCCTGCCGGACAACGCCCGCACCATCGAGGACCTCCTCGACAAGGCGCGGGCCAAGGACGCGGAGGTCCGCGAGGTGTCCACCGGTGCGAAGTACGCCGGCGACGCCGACCCGTACCGCAAGCCGGAGGACGAAGCGGACGAGTCCGACGAGAACGAGGGCTCAGCCTCCGAATGA
- a CDS encoding DUF503 domain-containing protein, whose translation MYVGTLSFDLLLGDVRSLKEKRSIVRPIVAELQRKYAVSAAETGGQDLHRRAEIGLAVVSGDTGHLADVLDRCERLVAARPEVELLSVRRRLHSDED comes from the coding sequence ACACTGTCCTTCGATCTGCTCCTCGGCGACGTACGGTCGTTGAAGGAGAAACGCTCCATCGTCCGGCCGATCGTCGCCGAGCTGCAGCGCAAGTACGCGGTGAGTGCGGCGGAGACGGGCGGACAGGATCTCCATCGCAGGGCAGAGATCGGCCTTGCCGTGGTCTCCGGGGACACCGGACACCTCGCAGACGTACTGGACCGGTGCGAGCGGCTGGTCGCCGCCCGGCCCGAGGTGGAGCTGCTGTCGGTTCGACGGCGGCTGCACAGCGACGAAGACTGA